A window of Zingiber officinale cultivar Zhangliang chromosome 5A, Zo_v1.1, whole genome shotgun sequence contains these coding sequences:
- the LOC121980144 gene encoding uncharacterized protein LOC121980144, producing MESGDGVEVELIKGSLEIFPEANGFSSQVNKENGIVEYGADAVLASSSSEDTSKVEVPDFSEDRKEDSESIKEKKTSNSTKKGGSDAISQIKKTKQGSGLLNGSLGEAHEKRKALSQSLSFPSKGSRKTLTSTRQARVASSNTNGHLTAKITASGVQKTSAMNKDLGEAIISEKFPINCPSAEDGKAYDVKTKFSDSSFSTKKDDDAHSTASSTTPRARRALAVVLILGWIKRAEKRKEVL from the exons ATGGAGTCTGGTGATGGAGTTGAAGTGGAGCTTATTAAAGGATCTCTGGAAATATTTCCGGAGGCCAACGGATTTAGTTCTCAAGTAAACAAGGAGAACGGAATTGTAGAATACGGTGCTGATGCTGTTCTTGCAAGCAGTAGCTCTGAGGACACATCAAAAGTCGAAGTCCCTGATTTCTCTGAAGACAGGAAAGAAGACTCTGAATCGATTAAGGAGAAGAAAACATCAAATTCCACCAAG AAAGGTGGATCTGATGCAATTAgtcaaatcaagaagacaaagcaAGGTTCCGGTCTTCTAAATGGTTCTCTGGGTGAAGCCCACGAGAAAAGGAAGGCTCTTTCACAGAGTTTATCCTTTCCTTCTAAAGGGTCACGTAAGACCTTAACTTCCACAAGGCAGGCTAGAGTTGCATCATCAAACACAAATG GCCATCTTACTGCTAAGATTACTGCATCGGGTGTTCAGAAAACATCG GCAATGAACAAGGACTTAGGAGAGGCAATTATTAGTGAAAAATTTCCTATAAATTGTCCTTCTGCAGAAGATGGAAA GGCATATGATGTCAAAACAAAATTCTCAGATAGCTCATTTTCAACCAAAAAGGATGATGATGCCCACTCCACTGCGTC AAGTACAACACCACGTGCAAGAAGAGCACTGGCTGTGGTTTTAATTTTAGGTTGGATAAAGCGTGCTGAGAAACGCAAAGAGGTCTTGTGA